A region from the Paenibacillus humicola genome encodes:
- a CDS encoding SpoVR family protein: protein MQQEEIKALERAIDEITEIAQGFGLDFYPMRYEICPADIIYTFGAYGMPTRFSHWSFGKTFNKMKMQYDFGLSKIYELVINSNPCYAFLLDGNSLIQNKLIVAHVLAHCDFFKNNARFSASNRNMVESMAATAERISQYEIEYGTQEVEQFIDAVLSIQEHVDPTIIKPYRLDKSRYIEMQSKEKEKEKRSPRPPAQSGYEDLWSLDDLEKEEGDGKTEDRKKFPPHPEKDLIWFIEEYAPYLQDWQRDIMSMLRDEMLYFWPQIETKIMNEGWASYWHQRIIRELDLTSEETIEFAKLNSSVVQPSRHSLNPYYLGLKIFEDIEQRWDKPTKEEQERFGRKPGQGRDKIFEVRELDSDISFLRNYLTKKLVDDLDLYIFEKKGAEWKITDKAWEAIREQLVYSRVNGGFPSIVVSDGDFNRIGELYLVHQYEGVELDLKYVERTLPHVVQLWGKNVHLETFVEDKRIVFSCDGKKTSRKFI from the coding sequence TTGCAGCAGGAGGAGATCAAGGCGCTGGAGAGAGCCATCGACGAAATCACGGAAATCGCGCAGGGCTTCGGGCTCGATTTTTACCCGATGCGGTACGAGATTTGTCCGGCGGACATCATCTATACGTTCGGCGCCTACGGCATGCCGACTCGGTTCAGCCATTGGAGCTTCGGCAAAACATTCAATAAAATGAAAATGCAGTACGATTTCGGCTTGAGCAAAATTTACGAGCTCGTCATTAACTCCAATCCGTGCTACGCGTTTCTGCTCGACGGCAATTCGCTCATTCAGAACAAGCTGATCGTGGCCCACGTGCTCGCCCACTGCGATTTTTTCAAAAACAACGCCCGCTTCAGCGCATCGAACCGGAATATGGTGGAAAGCATGGCGGCGACGGCCGAGCGGATCAGCCAATACGAGATCGAATACGGCACGCAGGAGGTCGAGCAGTTTATCGATGCCGTCCTTTCCATTCAGGAGCACGTCGATCCGACGATCATCAAGCCCTACAGGCTTGACAAATCGCGGTATATCGAGATGCAGAGCAAGGAAAAGGAGAAGGAGAAGCGTTCCCCGCGCCCGCCCGCGCAGTCCGGCTACGAGGATTTGTGGTCGCTTGACGACCTGGAGAAAGAAGAAGGCGACGGCAAGACGGAGGACCGCAAAAAGTTTCCGCCCCATCCGGAGAAGGACCTGATCTGGTTCATCGAGGAATATGCGCCGTACTTGCAGGACTGGCAGCGCGACATTATGTCCATGCTGCGGGACGAAATGCTGTATTTCTGGCCGCAGATCGAGACGAAAATTATGAACGAGGGCTGGGCTTCGTATTGGCATCAGCGGATTATCCGCGAACTGGACCTCACGAGCGAGGAAACGATCGAATTCGCCAAGCTCAATTCCTCGGTCGTGCAGCCGTCGCGCCACAGCCTGAACCCTTATTATCTCGGGCTAAAAATTTTCGAGGATATCGAGCAGCGTTGGGATAAGCCGACGAAGGAGGAGCAGGAACGGTTCGGCCGCAAGCCCGGCCAGGGCCGAGACAAAATATTCGAGGTGCGAGAGCTGGACTCGGACATTTCCTTTTTGCGCAATTACTTGACGAAGAAGCTGGTCGACGATCTCGACCTGTACATTTTCGAGAAAAAAGGCGCCGAATGGAAAATTACCGACAAGGCGTGGGAGGCGATCCGCGAACAGCTTGTATATTCGCGCGTGAACGGCGGCTTCCCGAGCATCGTCGTCTCGGACGGCGATTTCAACCGCATCGGCGAGCTGTATCTCGTGCACCAATACGAAGGCGTGGAGCTCGATCTGAAATACGTGGAACGAACGCTTCCTCATGTCGTGCAGCTGTGGGGAAAAAACGTCCACCTGGAAACGTTCGTCGAAGACAAACGAATCGTATTCAGCTGCGACGGCAAAAAAACGAGCCGGAAATTCATTTGA